In one Streptomyces venezuelae genomic region, the following are encoded:
- a CDS encoding GGDEF domain-containing protein, with translation MGEDVRLRAVVELAQGMAAAHTPRESWRAAALGTCRALSGSFAALSVWERDMGRLRVLVNAGERVHGEEEFPESEAYPVHQFPEITEFLHEHWAGGGEPHAWVETAEGPADAREPGYCHQRVAALRRRGRGCCVVAPVVLHGRAWGELYVARPPGAPVFERADADFATVLAAVVAAGIAQTERLEEARRLAFTDALTGLANRRAVDLRLDEAVERHLAEGAVVSLVVCDVNGLKRVNDTRGHAVGDRLLERFGSVLSLCGAMLPGTLAARLGGDEFCLVAVGHTADEVVRVADELCVRASELEIGDGVACGVASTGDPIGAVRSARRLFRLADAAQYRAKAARALKPVVAGREGVDDPVVRLADAPAGARRTGERRRFRGRGPRPAGG, from the coding sequence ATGGGTGAGGATGTCCGGCTGCGGGCCGTGGTCGAGCTGGCGCAGGGAATGGCCGCCGCGCACACTCCGCGCGAGTCCTGGCGGGCGGCGGCTCTCGGCACCTGCCGCGCGCTGAGCGGAAGCTTCGCCGCGCTGTCCGTGTGGGAGCGGGACATGGGCCGGCTGCGGGTCCTGGTGAACGCCGGAGAACGCGTCCACGGTGAGGAGGAGTTCCCGGAGAGCGAGGCGTACCCCGTCCACCAGTTCCCCGAGATCACCGAGTTCCTGCACGAGCACTGGGCGGGCGGCGGCGAACCGCACGCCTGGGTCGAGACCGCCGAGGGCCCCGCCGACGCCCGCGAGCCCGGCTACTGCCATCAGCGCGTCGCCGCCCTGCGCCGCCGGGGCCGCGGCTGCTGCGTGGTCGCGCCGGTCGTGCTGCACGGGCGCGCGTGGGGCGAGCTGTATGTGGCGCGGCCGCCGGGCGCGCCGGTCTTCGAGCGGGCCGACGCGGACTTCGCGACGGTCCTCGCGGCGGTCGTGGCCGCCGGGATCGCGCAGACCGAGCGCCTGGAGGAGGCGCGCCGCCTCGCCTTCACGGACGCGCTGACGGGGCTCGCCAACCGCCGCGCGGTCGACCTGCGCCTCGACGAGGCGGTGGAACGGCACCTCGCCGAAGGGGCCGTGGTGAGCCTGGTCGTCTGCGACGTCAACGGGCTCAAGCGGGTCAACGACACCCGGGGCCACGCGGTCGGCGACCGCCTCCTCGAACGCTTCGGCTCGGTCCTCTCGCTCTGCGGCGCGATGCTGCCGGGGACGCTCGCGGCGCGCCTGGGCGGCGACGAGTTCTGCCTCGTCGCGGTCGGGCACACCGCCGACGAGGTGGTGCGGGTCGCCGACGAACTCTGTGTCCGTGCCTCTGAGTTGGAGATCGGCGACGGGGTCGCGTGCGGGGTGGCGTCGACCGGGGACCCGATCGGCGCGGTGCGTTCGGCCCGCCGCCTCTTCCGGCTCGCCGACGCGGCGCAGTACCGCGCGAAGGCCGCGCGCGCCCTGAAGCCGGTGGTGGCGGGGCGCGAGGGCGTGGACGACCCGGTGGTGCGGCTCGCGGACGCGCCCGCGGGGGCCCGCCGGACGGGGGAGCGGCGCAGGTTCAGGGGGCGCGGGCCGCGGCCCGCCGGTGGCTGA
- a CDS encoding enoyl-CoA hydratase/isomerase family protein yields MGDEQRYGEYVAVRRHGHVVELVLDRPKAMNAVSSEMARSIATACAALSEDHDARVVVLTSTHERAFCVGADLKERNSFSDDELRRQRPTTRASYTGVLELPMPTVAAVHGFALGGGFELALSCDMIVADPTAVVGLPEVSVGVIPGGGGTQLLPRRVGAARAAELIFSARRVEAAEARELGLVDLLVGEGEARTEALALGARIAANSPVGLRAAKRALRLGHGLDLRAGLEVEDAAWRTVAFSADRAEGVAAFNEKRKPQWPGE; encoded by the coding sequence ATGGGCGACGAGCAGCGGTACGGGGAGTACGTGGCGGTCAGGCGGCACGGCCACGTCGTCGAGCTCGTCCTGGACCGTCCCAAGGCGATGAACGCCGTCTCCTCGGAGATGGCCCGTTCCATCGCCACCGCCTGCGCCGCCCTGTCCGAGGACCACGACGCCCGCGTCGTCGTCCTCACCTCCACCCACGAGCGGGCCTTCTGCGTGGGTGCCGACCTGAAGGAGCGGAACTCCTTCAGCGACGACGAGCTGCGCCGCCAGCGCCCCACGACCCGCGCCTCGTACACCGGCGTCCTGGAGCTGCCGATGCCCACCGTCGCCGCCGTGCACGGCTTCGCGCTCGGCGGCGGGTTCGAGCTCGCGCTCTCCTGCGACATGATCGTCGCCGACCCGACCGCGGTCGTCGGCCTCCCCGAGGTGTCCGTCGGCGTCATCCCCGGCGGTGGCGGCACCCAGCTCCTGCCGCGCCGCGTGGGCGCCGCCCGCGCCGCCGAGCTGATCTTCTCCGCGCGCCGCGTGGAGGCCGCGGAGGCACGGGAGTTGGGCCTGGTGGACCTGCTGGTGGGGGAGGGCGAGGCCCGCACGGAGGCGCTGGCGCTCGGCGCCCGCATCGCGGCCAACTCGCCGGTCGGCCTGCGCGCCGCCAAGCGCGCCCTGCGCCTCGGGCACGGCCTGGACCTGCGGGCGGGCCTGGAGGTCGAGGACGCGGCCTGGCGCACGGTGGCGTTCTCGGCCGACCGCGCGGAGGGCGTCGCGGCCTTCAACGAGAAGCGGAAGCCGCAGTGGCCCGGTGAGTAG
- a CDS encoding adenylate/guanylate cyclase domain-containing protein produces the protein MTVDDTGSGEGEHPAPDGGDGRTAAPAAGRARDGSGAPGVHGVPAVPDVDEKSEDDAEKDPLALRLEQLILGADRRYTPFQAARSAGVSMELASRFWRAMGFPDIGQAKALTEADVLALRRLAGLVEAGLLSEAMAVQVARSTGQTTARLAEWQIDSFLEGLTEPPEPGMTRTEVTYPLIELLLPELEEFLVYVWRRQLAAATGRVVQAADDEEMVDRRLAVGFADLVGFTRLTRRMEEEELGELVEAFETTAADLVAAHGGRLIKTLGDEVLYAADDAGVAAEIALRLIETMANDETMPELRVGIAFGTVTTRMGDVFGTTVNLASRLTSIAPRDAVLVDGAFAEELTRTGDAPASETKAAEEAAAAEKEGEEPPSYRFALQPMWQRPVRGLGVVEPWLLARRG, from the coding sequence GTGACCGTCGACGACACGGGCTCGGGCGAGGGCGAGCACCCCGCCCCCGACGGCGGGGACGGCCGTACCGCCGCCCCCGCGGCCGGCCGTGCGAGGGACGGCTCCGGCGCACCCGGAGTACACGGCGTACCCGCCGTACCCGACGTCGACGAGAAGAGCGAGGACGACGCGGAGAAGGACCCGCTCGCCCTCCGCCTCGAACAGCTCATCCTCGGCGCGGACCGCCGCTACACCCCCTTCCAGGCCGCCCGCAGCGCGGGCGTCTCCATGGAGCTGGCGTCCCGCTTCTGGCGGGCCATGGGCTTTCCGGACATCGGCCAGGCCAAGGCGCTCACCGAAGCGGACGTACTCGCCCTGCGCCGCCTCGCGGGCCTCGTCGAGGCGGGCCTGCTGAGCGAGGCCATGGCCGTACAGGTCGCGCGGTCCACGGGCCAGACCACCGCCCGCCTCGCCGAGTGGCAGATCGACTCCTTCCTTGAGGGGCTCACCGAGCCTCCGGAGCCGGGCATGACGCGGACCGAGGTCACGTACCCGCTGATCGAGCTGCTCCTGCCCGAGCTGGAGGAGTTCCTCGTCTACGTGTGGCGCCGCCAGCTCGCCGCCGCCACCGGCCGCGTCGTGCAGGCCGCGGACGACGAGGAGATGGTGGACCGGCGCCTGGCCGTCGGCTTCGCCGACCTCGTCGGGTTCACCCGGCTCACCCGGCGCATGGAGGAGGAGGAGCTCGGGGAGCTCGTCGAGGCCTTCGAGACGACGGCGGCGGATCTCGTCGCCGCGCACGGCGGCCGGCTCATCAAGACCCTCGGCGACGAGGTCCTCTACGCCGCGGACGACGCCGGCGTCGCCGCCGAGATCGCACTCCGCCTCATCGAGACGATGGCCAACGACGAGACGATGCCGGAGCTGCGCGTCGGCATCGCCTTCGGGACGGTCACGACCCGCATGGGCGACGTCTTCGGCACGACCGTGAACCTCGCGAGCCGCCTCACGTCGATAGCGCCGCGGGACGCCGTCCTCGTGGACGGCGCGTTCGCGGAGGAGCTGACCCGCACGGGCGACGCGCCCGCGTCCGAGACGAAGGCCGCGGAGGAGGCCGCCGCGGCCGAGAAGGAGGGCGAGGAGCCGCCCTCGTACCGCTTCGCGCTCCAGCCGATGTGGCAGCGCCCGGTCCGCGGACTCGGCGTCGTCGAGCCCTGGCTCCTGGCGCGAAGGGGCTGA
- a CDS encoding biotin--[acetyl-CoA-carboxylase] ligase: MTPSDAEDNRWSDLDRPPLNAASLRKTLLRDGGLWSSLDVVPVTGSTNSDLAARADELSEGAVLVAEEQSAARGRLDRRWSAPARSGLFFSVLLKPAEVPVERWGWLPLLTGVAVATGLSRVAGVDTALKWPNDLLVTVGDQERKAGGILAERAGSAADGGIVIGVGLNVTLREDELPVPTAGSLALAGAKVTDRDPLLRAVLRSLEHWYVTWRDASGDPTSTRLQETYAAGCATLGRQVRAELPGDRSLEGEAVALDTDGRLILATGEGVQHPVSAADIIHLRPAG, from the coding sequence ATGACGCCGTCAGATGCTGAAGACAACCGCTGGTCCGACCTCGACAGGCCGCCCCTGAACGCGGCCTCGCTCCGTAAGACCCTCCTCAGGGACGGCGGCCTGTGGTCCTCCCTCGACGTGGTGCCCGTGACCGGTTCCACCAACTCCGACCTCGCGGCGCGGGCGGACGAGCTTTCCGAGGGCGCGGTCCTCGTCGCCGAGGAGCAGAGCGCGGCGCGGGGGCGCCTCGACCGCCGCTGGTCCGCGCCCGCGCGCTCGGGCCTCTTCTTCTCCGTGCTGCTCAAGCCCGCCGAGGTGCCGGTCGAGCGGTGGGGCTGGCTGCCGCTGCTCACGGGCGTGGCGGTGGCGACGGGCCTCTCCCGTGTCGCCGGCGTCGACACGGCACTCAAGTGGCCGAACGACCTCCTGGTCACGGTCGGTGACCAGGAGCGGAAGGCGGGCGGCATCCTCGCGGAGCGAGCGGGCTCCGCGGCCGACGGGGGCATCGTGATCGGCGTCGGCCTCAACGTCACCCTGCGCGAGGACGAGCTGCCCGTGCCGACGGCGGGCTCGCTCGCCCTGGCCGGCGCGAAGGTCACGGACCGTGACCCGTTGCTCCGGGCCGTTCTCCGCTCCCTGGAGCACTGGTACGTCACCTGGCGCGACGCGTCGGGCGACCCGACCTCCACCCGCCTCCAGGAGACCTACGCGGCCGGCTGCGCGACGCTGGGCCGCCAGGTCCGGGCGGAACTCCCCGGCGACCGCTCCCTGGAGGGCGAAGCGGTGGCCCTGGACACGGACGGCCGCCTGATCCTGGCCACGGGGGAGGGCGTACAGCACCCGGTATCAGCAGCCGACATCATCCACTTGCGCCCCGCGGGCTGA
- a CDS encoding acyl-CoA carboxylase subunit beta: protein MSEPEQPNVPASDRTAEDGAVDIHTTAGKLADLQRRIEEAKHAGSARAVEKQHAKGKLTARERIELLLDEGSFVELDEFAQHRSTNFGLEKNRPYGDGVVTGYGTVDGRPIAVFSQDFTVFGGALGEVFGQKIVKVMDFALKTGCPVVGINDSGGARIQEGVMALGMYGEIFRRNTHASGVIPQISLVVGPCAGGAVYSPAITDFTVMVDQTSHMFITGPDVIKTVTGEDVGFEELGGARTHNSTSGVAHHMAGDEKDAIEYVKSLLSYLPSNNLSEPPAFPEEADLAPTDEDLALDTLIPDSANQPYDMHGVIEHVLDDAEFFETQPLFAPNILTGFGRIEGHPVGIVANQPTQFAGCLNIDASEKGARFVRTCDAFNIPVITFVDVPGFLPGVEQEHTGIIRRGAKLIYAYAEATVPLITIITRKAFGGAYDVMGSKHLGADLNLAWPTAQIAVMGAQGAVNILHRRTIAEAGDEVEEVRARLIQEYEDALLNPYTAAERGYVDAVIMPSETRSHLVRGLRQLRTKRESLPPKKHGNIPL, encoded by the coding sequence ATGTCCGAGCCGGAACAGCCCAACGTGCCCGCGTCAGACCGCACCGCCGAAGACGGCGCCGTCGACATCCATACGACCGCGGGGAAACTTGCCGACCTGCAGCGCCGCATCGAGGAGGCCAAGCACGCGGGCTCGGCCCGAGCGGTCGAGAAGCAGCACGCCAAGGGCAAGCTGACGGCGCGCGAACGCATTGAACTACTGCTCGACGAAGGCTCCTTCGTCGAGCTCGACGAGTTCGCCCAGCACCGGTCGACCAACTTCGGCCTGGAGAAGAACCGGCCGTACGGCGACGGCGTGGTGACCGGATACGGCACCGTCGACGGCCGCCCGATCGCCGTGTTCTCCCAGGACTTCACCGTCTTCGGCGGCGCGCTCGGCGAGGTCTTCGGACAGAAGATCGTCAAGGTCATGGACTTCGCGCTGAAGACGGGCTGCCCGGTCGTCGGCATCAACGACTCCGGCGGCGCCCGCATCCAGGAGGGCGTCATGGCCCTCGGGATGTACGGCGAGATCTTCCGCCGGAACACCCACGCGTCCGGTGTGATCCCGCAGATCTCCCTGGTCGTCGGGCCGTGCGCGGGCGGTGCCGTCTACTCCCCCGCGATCACCGACTTCACGGTCATGGTCGACCAGACCTCGCACATGTTCATCACGGGACCCGACGTCATCAAGACCGTCACCGGCGAGGACGTGGGCTTCGAGGAGCTGGGCGGCGCCCGCACCCACAACTCCACGTCGGGTGTGGCGCACCACATGGCGGGCGACGAGAAGGACGCGATCGAGTACGTCAAGTCGCTCCTGTCGTACCTGCCTTCGAACAACCTCAGCGAGCCGCCCGCCTTCCCCGAGGAGGCGGACCTCGCGCCCACGGACGAGGACCTGGCGCTGGACACGCTGATCCCGGACAGCGCGAACCAGCCGTACGACATGCACGGCGTCATCGAACACGTCCTGGACGACGCCGAGTTCTTCGAGACGCAGCCGCTGTTCGCGCCGAACATCCTCACCGGCTTCGGCCGGATCGAGGGCCACCCGGTGGGCATCGTCGCCAACCAGCCGACGCAGTTCGCCGGCTGCCTGAACATCGACGCCTCGGAGAAGGGCGCCCGCTTCGTCCGCACCTGCGACGCGTTCAATATCCCGGTCATCACCTTCGTCGACGTGCCGGGCTTCCTGCCGGGCGTCGAGCAGGAGCACACGGGCATCATCCGCCGCGGCGCGAAGCTCATCTACGCGTACGCGGAGGCCACCGTCCCGCTGATCACGATCATCACGCGCAAGGCGTTCGGCGGCGCGTACGACGTGATGGGCTCCAAGCACCTGGGCGCCGACCTGAACCTGGCCTGGCCGACCGCGCAGATCGCGGTGATGGGCGCGCAGGGCGCGGTCAACATCCTGCACCGCCGCACGATCGCCGAGGCCGGGGACGAGGTCGAGGAGGTCAGGGCGCGGCTCATCCAGGAGTACGAGGACGCGCTGCTGAACCCGTACACGGCGGCCGAGCGCGGGTACGTCGACGCGGTGATCATGCCGTCCGAAACCCGCTCCCACCTCGTGCGGGGCCTGCGTCAGCTGCGTACGAAGCGGGAATCCCTCCCTCCGAAGAAGCACGGCAACATCCCCCTCTAG
- a CDS encoding acyl-CoA carboxylase subunit epsilon, translated as MIKVVRGNPTPEELAAALAVVQVRAAAVADGPSGAPAPPDSWADPARVARHRLPAPSPTAWGRSYWPG; from the coding sequence ATGATCAAGGTCGTACGCGGAAACCCGACCCCGGAGGAGCTCGCCGCCGCCCTGGCGGTGGTCCAGGTGCGCGCCGCGGCGGTGGCGGACGGACCGTCCGGCGCGCCCGCGCCGCCCGACTCCTGGGCGGACCCCGCACGGGTGGCCCGCCACCGGCTGCCCGCCCCCTCGCCGACGGCGTGGGGCCGCAGCTACTGGCCCGGCTAG
- the mmpB gene encoding morphogenic membrane protein MmpB: MLWSDPENNPPKDMRDLQARMRRAGLVLALAMVVAMFVLGVH; this comes from the coding sequence ATGCTGTGGTCGGACCCGGAGAACAACCCTCCGAAGGACATGCGGGACCTGCAGGCGAGGATGCGCCGCGCGGGCCTCGTCCTCGCCCTGGCGATGGTCGTCGCGATGTTCGTGCTCGGCGTCCACTGA
- a CDS encoding nucleoside triphosphate pyrophosphatase, with protein MSDQPRRLVLASQSPARLGLLRQAGLAPEVIVSGVDEDKVSAPTPAELALALAEAKASVVAARPDAKDALVIGCDSVLELDGRALGKPADAEEATARWKDMRGRAGVLQTGHCVRDTVSGRYASATASTVVRFGEPSDAEIAAYVASGEPLHVAGAFTLDGRSAPFIDGIEGDHGNVIGLSLPLLRRLLAELGVGITELWGK; from the coding sequence ATGAGTGATCAGCCCCGCCGTCTCGTCCTCGCCTCCCAGTCGCCCGCCAGGCTCGGCCTGCTCCGGCAGGCGGGCCTCGCCCCCGAGGTGATCGTCAGCGGCGTCGACGAGGACAAGGTGTCCGCGCCGACCCCCGCAGAGCTCGCCCTCGCCCTGGCCGAGGCCAAGGCGTCCGTGGTCGCAGCGCGCCCCGACGCCAAGGACGCGCTGGTCATCGGCTGTGATTCCGTCCTGGAGCTGGACGGCCGGGCGCTCGGCAAGCCCGCGGACGCCGAGGAGGCCACCGCCCGCTGGAAGGACATGCGCGGCCGCGCGGGCGTCCTGCAGACCGGTCACTGCGTCCGCGACACCGTCTCCGGGCGGTACGCGTCGGCGACGGCGTCCACCGTCGTCCGCTTCGGCGAGCCCTCCGACGCCGAGATCGCCGCGTACGTGGCGAGCGGCGAACCGCTGCACGTGGCGGGGGCCTTCACGCTGGACGGCCGCTCGGCGCCGTTCATCGACGGCATCGAGGGCGACCACGGCAACGTCATCGGCCTCTCGCTGCCGCTGCTGCGCCGCCTCCTCGCGGAACTGGGCGTGGGCATCACGGAGTTGTGGGGGAAGTAG